The Coregonus clupeaformis isolate EN_2021a chromosome 20, ASM2061545v1, whole genome shotgun sequence genome contains a region encoding:
- the LOC121533527 gene encoding dual specificity mitogen-activated protein kinase kinase 2 — protein MAPKRRPVPLNITPIGEGQSISTTIDAASEANLEALQKKLGELDLDEQQRKRLEAFLTQKAQVGELKDDDFHPICELGAGNGGVVNKVRHKPSRLVMARKLIHLEIKPAIRNQIIRELQVLHECNSPYIVGFYGAFYSDGEISICMEHMDGGSLDQVLKEARRIPEELLGKVSIAVLRGLAYLREKHQIMHRDVKPSNILVNSRGEIKLCDFGVSGQLIDSMANSFVGTRSYMSPERLQGTHYSVQSDVWSMGLSLVELAIGRYPIPPPDAKELEAIFGRPVQDGAEGEPHTISNRLPRPPGGRPVSGHGMDSRPAMAIFELLDYIVNEPPPRLPLGVFTNDFNEFVTKCLIKNPAERADLKMLMNHTFIKRAEVEEVDFAGWMCKTMGLNQPSTPTRGSE, from the exons ATGGCTCCGAAGAGAAGACCCGTTCCCCTAAATATCACGCCCATTGGAGAGGGGCAGTCCATCTCCACAACCATCGATGCTGCGTCCGA AGCCAATCTGGAGGCCTTACAAAAGAAGCTAGGAGAGCTAGATTTGGACGAACAGCAGAGGAAACGTCTGGAGGCTTTCCTCACCCAGAAAGCCCAAGTGGGCGAGCTGAAAGATGATGATTTCCACCCCATATGTGAGCTGGGCGCTGGCAACGGTGGAGTGGTCAACAAGGTCCGCCACAAACCCTCCAGACTGGTCATGGCCCGAAAG CTCATCCACCTGGAGATTAAGCCTGCCATCAGGAACCAGATCATCAGAGAGCTGCAGGTGCTGCATGAGTGCAACTCTCCCTACATCGTGGGCTTCTACGGGGCCTTCTACAGCGATGGAGAGATCAGTATCTGTATGGAGCACATG GATGGAGGCTCTCTGGATCAGGTGCTGAAGGAAGCCAGGAGAATCCCTGAGGAGCTCCTGGGCAAAGTCAGCATAGCC GTACTCAGAGGACTTGCCTATCTGCGGGAGAAGCACCAGATCATGCACAGAG ACGTCAAGCCCTCCAACATCCTGGTGAACTCGCGTGGGGAGATCAAGCTGTGTGACTTTGGCGTGAGTGGCCAGCTCATCGACTCCATGGCCAACTCCTTCGTGGGAACGCGCTCCTACATGTCG CCGGAGAGACTGCAGGGCACACACTACTCGGTGCAGTCGGACGTGTGGAGCATGGGCCTGTCCCTGGTGGAGCTGGCCATCGGCCGCTACCCCATCCCCCCGCCTGACGCCAAGGAGCTGGAGGCCATCTTTGGCCGGCCCGTACAGGACGGAGCCGAGGGGGAACCACACACCATCTCCAACCGCCTCCCCAGACCACCTGGAGGACGACCAGTCAGCG GACATGGGATGGACAGTCGACCTGCCATGGCTATATTTGAGCTGCTGGACTACATTGTCAATGAG CCTCCTCCCAGGCTGCCACTTGGTGTCTTCACCAACGATTTCAACGAGTTTGTGACAAAATG TCTGATCAAGAATCCAGCAGAGCGAGCTGACCTGAAGATGCTGATG AACCACACGTTTATCAAGCGTgctgaggtggaggaggtggactTTGCTGGCTGGATGTGTAAAACCATGGGCCTCAACCAACCCAGCACCCCCACCCGTGGTAGTGAATGA